The following DNA comes from Candidatus Binatia bacterium.
ACCAACACAAAAAAATTGATATTGTAGTCAACAACGCCGGGGTCACCTCCGACAATCTTTTGATCCGTCTCAAGCCAGAGGATTGGGACCGCGTGCTCGGGATCAATCTCAAGGGCACGGTTCATTGCACCAAGGCCGCTTGTCGCGGCATGATCCGCGAGCGCTACGGCCGGATCATCAATATGACGTCAGTGGTGGGGCAGATGGGAAATGCGGGTCAGTCGGCCTACGCCGCCTCCAAGGCGGGCATCATCGGCTTTACGCGGGCGATGGCGCGGGAGCTGGCGTCGCGGGGAATCACGGTGAACGCGGTGGCGCCCGGCTACATCGACACGGAGATGACGGACAAGCTGCCGGCCGATTTGAAAAACGAGTTTTTGAAATCGATACCTTTGGGCCGGTTCGGCGCCGTGGAGGACGTGGCGGAAACGGTTTCGTTCCTGGCCGGCCCCGGGGCCGCTTACATTACCGGACAGGTTATCAACGTCAACGGCGGACTTTTGACGGCATAGGAAATTGCCAAGAGGAGGTGAGACGAATGGCATCATCTGTAGAGGCCAGGGTGAAGGAAATCGTATGCGAGCAGTTGGGAGTCAGCGATGACGAAGTGACCCCCGAGGCCTCATTTATTGAGGATCTGGGCGCCGACTCTTTGGACATTGTGGAGTTGGTGATGGCTCTGGAAGAAGAGTACGAAATGGAGATTTCCGACGAGGACGCGGAAAAGATCAAGACCGTGCAGGACGTCATCACTTACATTGACAGCCACAAGTAGCGCCAAAGCACAGACAAGAAAGTAGAGGATAAGCGCCGGTTATTGCGCGCGCTTACCCGCCATGCCAAAGTTAATCGCGGGAGACCGGATGGCCGAGCGCCATCCTCCTGCGATTTTCTTTCCCAAAAGCGGCACGTTGATCCAGGAGCCTTTGTGATCGTTATCGCGAGCGACCACGGCGGAGTCGGGCTCAAAGATTTTTTGGTGCAAAAACTCCGCTCGAACGGCGTCGAGGTGGCAGACCTCGGAACGCACGGGAGCGACTCGGTGGACTATCCCGACTTCGGCAAGCTCGTCGGGCTCAAAGTGGCCAAGGGAGAAGCCGAGCGCGGAATTCTCTTGTGCACCAACGGCATCGGCATGTCGATGGTCGCGAACAAATTTCCCGGCGTGCGCGCGGCGCTCGTCCACGAGCTCAGGGGCGCGCGCATGAGCCGCGAGCACAACGACTCGAATATTCTGGTTCTGGGCGGCGGCATGACCGATCCGGCGCTGGCCGAACAGATCCTCGACGTCTGGCTCGAGACCCCATTCGCCGGCGGGCGGCATCAGCGCCGCATCGACAAGATCGCCGAAGTCGAGCGCGAGCTTGGAACGCGGGTCACGGCCAAGGACAAAAAGTAGTCGAAAAAAACTGAGGTGGCGAAAACGGAAAGATACCTCCCGCAAAGCCGCAAAGCGCGCCAAGTTCGGAGAAATATTTCTTTCTTCGCGCTCTTGGCTCAGCCCCAAGGCTGATCAGCCTTAGGCTGAGTCTTTGCTGGCGCGAGAAATTTTGTGAAGTTGCGTTGAAGATCTCGAAGATAAGAATCTAACAAAGAGGGGAACTGGAAGGAAATGTCTTTTTTGCGGCAGGCGGACCCGGACGTTTTTGCGGCGATCGAGAATGAGACCCGGCGGCTCGAAGAGAACCTCGAGCTGATCGCGTCGGAAAACGCCGTGAGCGAGGCCGTTCTGGAAGCCCAGGGCTCGGTCATGACCAACAAATATGCCGAAGGGTATCCGGGCCGGCGCTACTACGGCGGCTGCGAGTTTGTCGACATCGTCGAGGACCTCGCGATCGCGCGCGCCAAGGAGCTGTTCGCGGCGGACCACGTCAACGTCCAGCCGCATTCCGGCTCGCAAGCGAACATGGCGGTCTATTTTTCCCAGCTCCAGCCGGGCGACACGATCCTCGCCATGGACCTGACCCACGGCGGCCATTTGACTCACGGCAGCCCGGTCAACTTTTCCGGCAAATTCTTCAAGGTCGTCCCTTACG
Coding sequences within:
- the fabG gene encoding 3-oxoacyl-[acyl-carrier-protein] reductase, giving the protein MTLQGQIALVTGGSRGIGRAIVLALGRGRARVMINYAGNHAAAEETLKQLTAVGGSGELWPFDVSQERQVDEAVKKIVDQHKKIDIVVNNAGVTSDNLLIRLKPEDWDRVLGINLKGTVHCTKAACRGMIRERYGRIINMTSVVGQMGNAGQSAYAASKAGIIGFTRAMARELASRGITVNAVAPGYIDTEMTDKLPADLKNEFLKSIPLGRFGAVEDVAETVSFLAGPGAAYITGQVINVNGGLLTA
- the acpP gene encoding acyl carrier protein, whose product is MASSVEARVKEIVCEQLGVSDDEVTPEASFIEDLGADSLDIVELVMALEEEYEMEISDEDAEKIKTVQDVITYIDSHK
- the rpiB gene encoding ribose 5-phosphate isomerase B; amino-acid sequence: MIVIASDHGGVGLKDFLVQKLRSNGVEVADLGTHGSDSVDYPDFGKLVGLKVAKGEAERGILLCTNGIGMSMVANKFPGVRAALVHELRGARMSREHNDSNILVLGGGMTDPALAEQILDVWLETPFAGGRHQRRIDKIAEVERELGTRVTAKDKK